The following are from one region of the Azospirillum sp. TSH100 genome:
- a CDS encoding LysR substrate-binding domain-containing protein has translation MDALRSFVAGIDAGSFAQAANRLGRSTSAVSAQLKKLEDQAGTALVRKSGRGLALTDGGEVLLSYARRLLNLNDEAVSAIRGVELEGWIRLGIQEDFGETVLPEVLGRFARAHPRVRIEGRIARNSELCEKVASGRLDLALAWDDDTASAGERIASLPLCWLSATAEEPIWRPDGNEPLPLAALEAPCLLRTIACDHLDRQGIAWRIAFISPSLGGLWAATAAGLGIALRTPMGRPPTVRALDPVAHGLPPLPSLGLRLLRSDKGANPICDHLATIIRQALQETLPTDWMTRPQNAD, from the coding sequence ATGGATGCGCTGCGCAGCTTCGTCGCCGGCATCGACGCCGGGTCCTTTGCCCAGGCCGCCAACCGCCTGGGACGATCGACGTCGGCGGTCAGCGCACAGCTCAAGAAGCTGGAAGATCAGGCCGGAACGGCGCTTGTGCGCAAATCGGGCCGCGGATTGGCGCTCACCGATGGCGGCGAAGTGCTGCTGTCCTATGCCAGACGCCTGCTGAACCTGAATGACGAGGCGGTGAGCGCCATCCGCGGGGTGGAGCTGGAGGGATGGATCCGTCTCGGGATTCAGGAGGATTTCGGCGAGACCGTGCTGCCGGAGGTGCTCGGCCGCTTCGCCCGTGCCCATCCCAGGGTCCGGATCGAGGGACGCATCGCCCGCAACAGCGAACTGTGCGAAAAAGTCGCGTCCGGCCGCCTCGATCTGGCGCTGGCCTGGGATGACGACACCGCGTCGGCTGGCGAAAGGATCGCATCTTTGCCGCTGTGCTGGCTGAGCGCAACGGCGGAGGAGCCGATCTGGCGGCCCGACGGAAACGAGCCGTTACCGCTTGCGGCTTTGGAGGCGCCGTGTCTCCTGCGCACCATCGCCTGCGACCATCTCGACCGGCAGGGCATTGCCTGGCGCATCGCCTTCATCAGCCCGAGCCTCGGCGGCCTGTGGGCGGCGACGGCGGCGGGCCTCGGCATCGCCTTGCGCACGCCGATGGGGCGGCCGCCAACCGTGCGCGCGCTCGATCCTGTGGCCCATGGCTTGCCGCCGCTGCCATCGCTCGGCCTCAGGCTTCTTCGATCGGACAAGGGAGCGAACCCGATCTGCGATCATCTCGCGACGATCATCCGGCAGGCGTTGCAGGAAACACTGCCGACAGACTGGATGACTCGACCGCAGAACGCCGACTGA